A stretch of Deltaproteobacteria bacterium DNA encodes these proteins:
- a CDS encoding lysophospholipase: YLAALAAARNPDRVRGLVLFAPAFGFAARWETRVGPAAMARWRADGALPVFHYGRGREEPLSIAFLDDARRYPDEPDPRCSALVFAGRHDDAVPLAAVQHFTSARPERELIVLEAGHELVEVLEPMWERTAAFLRRMGAVER, encoded by the coding sequence CTACCTGGCGGCGCTCGCCGCCGCGCGGAATCCCGACCGCGTCCGCGGGCTCGTGCTGTTCGCGCCGGCCTTCGGCTTCGCCGCACGCTGGGAAACACGCGTCGGCCCGGCGGCGATGGCCCGGTGGCGCGCGGACGGGGCGCTGCCCGTCTTCCATTACGGGCGCGGCCGCGAGGAGCCGCTGTCGATCGCGTTCCTCGACGACGCCCGCCGCTATCCGGACGAGCCCGACCCGCGCTGCTCAGCGCTCGTGTTCGCCGGGCGACATGACGACGCCGTCCCGCTCGCGGCGGTCCAGCACTTCACGAGCGCGCGCCCGGAGCGCGAGCTGATCGTCCTCGAGGCCGGCCACGAGCTCGTCGAGGTGCTCGAGCCGATGTGGGAGCGGACGGCCGCGTTCCTGCGCCGCATGGGTGCGGTCGAGAGGTGA